From a region of the Kaistia sp. 32K genome:
- a CDS encoding dipeptide ABC transporter ATP-binding protein has product MNAPVVLEASHLARFYSVSRGAFKPAATVRALAEASFTLEEGKTLAVVGESGCGKSTLARLVTMIEEPSEGRLVIGDTDIVTADKAALKKLRSEVQIVFQNPYGSLNPRQKILDALAEPLVINRRDMSAADRKAAVLDMLKRVGLRPEHANRYPHMFSGGQRQRIAIARALMLRPKILVLDEPVSALDVSVQAQVLNLLVELQESLGLSYLFISHGLSVVRHMADEILVMYLGRVVERAPREKLFEQPLHPYTQALLSATPMADPERQRERIRLKGELPSPFNPPRGCAFHPRCPRAFDKCRVERPELRWHGETEVACWAVERDDPVS; this is encoded by the coding sequence ATGAACGCGCCCGTCGTCCTCGAGGCGAGCCATCTGGCGCGCTTCTATTCGGTGAGCCGCGGCGCCTTCAAGCCGGCCGCCACCGTCCGGGCCTTGGCCGAGGCGAGCTTCACGCTCGAGGAAGGCAAGACGCTCGCCGTCGTCGGTGAATCCGGCTGCGGCAAGTCGACCCTCGCCCGTCTCGTCACCATGATCGAGGAGCCGAGCGAAGGCCGGCTCGTCATCGGCGACACCGACATCGTCACCGCCGACAAGGCGGCGCTGAAGAAGCTGCGCTCGGAAGTGCAGATCGTCTTCCAGAACCCCTACGGCTCGCTGAACCCGCGCCAGAAAATCCTCGACGCGCTGGCCGAGCCGCTCGTCATCAACCGCCGGGATATGAGCGCGGCCGATCGCAAGGCGGCCGTTCTCGACATGCTGAAGCGCGTCGGCCTCAGGCCCGAGCACGCCAACCGCTATCCGCACATGTTCTCCGGCGGCCAGCGCCAGCGCATCGCCATCGCCCGCGCGCTGATGCTGCGGCCCAAGATCCTCGTGCTCGACGAGCCGGTCTCGGCGCTTGACGTCTCGGTGCAGGCGCAGGTGCTGAACCTGCTGGTCGAATTGCAGGAGAGCCTCGGCCTCTCCTATCTCTTCATCTCGCACGGTCTTTCCGTGGTGCGGCACATGGCCGACGAGATCCTGGTCATGTATCTCGGCCGCGTCGTCGAACGCGCGCCGCGCGAAAAACTGTTCGAGCAGCCGCTGCATCCCTATACGCAGGCGCTGCTCTCGGCGACGCCGATGGCCGATCCCGAGCGGCAGCGCGAGCGCATCCGCCTGAAGGGCGAGCTGCCCTCCCCGTTCAACCCGCCGAGGGGCTGCGCCTTCCATCCGCGCTGCCCGCGCGCCTTCGACAAATGCCGCGTCGAGCGGCCGGAACTTCGCTGGCATGGCGAGACGGAGGTCGCCTGCTGGGCGGTCGAGCGCGACGATCCGGTGTCCTAG
- a CDS encoding cytochrome b, translated as MTGSDVRGYSPLQVGLHWVIALLVLFQLVFGESMSHAQRGALRGTPVSASDAALATAHYWVGIAILILVLLRLALRLTRSTPRPLETAGRLAARLASAAHVAFYVLLVAVPVTGLLAIYVSRSFGGIHELGKPAFIVLIALHAAAALYHQFWLRDGTLRRMVVPGAP; from the coding sequence ATGACTGGTTCCGATGTTCGTGGCTATTCGCCCCTGCAGGTGGGCCTGCATTGGGTCATAGCCCTGCTGGTTCTGTTCCAGCTCGTCTTCGGCGAGAGCATGAGCCACGCCCAGCGTGGCGCCCTGCGCGGCACGCCCGTCTCCGCCTCGGATGCGGCGCTCGCGACGGCGCATTACTGGGTCGGGATCGCGATCCTGATTCTCGTCCTGCTCCGGCTCGCCCTTCGGCTGACCCGAAGCACGCCGCGCCCGCTGGAAACGGCGGGGCGCCTCGCCGCCCGGCTGGCGAGCGCCGCCCACGTCGCCTTTTATGTCCTCCTCGTCGCCGTACCGGTCACCGGGCTGCTCGCGATCTATGTCTCGCGGTCGTTCGGAGGCATCCACGAACTCGGCAAGCCGGCGTTCATCGTCCTGATCGCGCTGCATGCCGCCGCCGCGCTCTACCATCAGTTCTGGCTGCGCGACGGCACGCTGCGCCGTATGGTCGTCCCCGGCGCGCCTTGA
- a CDS encoding GTP-binding protein — translation MTETQIPVTVLTGYLGAGKTTLLNRILSENHGKKYAVVVNEFGEIGIDNDLIVESDEEIYEMNNGCVCCTVRGDLIRVVEGLMKRPGGFDGILVETTGLANPAPVAQTFFMDDDVRAKSRLDAVVTVADAMNLLTRLDDAPEAEEQIAFADVILLNKSDLVDAEKLAAVERRIRDINPHATIHRTERCAIDLSKVLDRGAFDLDRILTLDPEFLEGEDHEHVHDENCGHDHHGHDHHHHDHDHHDHDHDHHHHHPRHDESVFSVSLRGGTLDPNKFFPWIQEVTQVEGPNILRLKGILAMDRDPDRYVLQGVHMIIEGTHQRPWAEGEKRESRLVFIGRKLNEEALRKSFEACLMPAA, via the coding sequence ATGACGGAAACCCAGATCCCGGTCACCGTGCTCACCGGCTATCTCGGCGCCGGCAAGACGACGCTTCTGAACCGCATCCTGTCGGAAAACCACGGCAAGAAATACGCCGTCGTCGTCAACGAGTTCGGCGAGATCGGCATCGACAACGACCTCATCGTCGAGAGCGACGAAGAGATCTACGAGATGAACAATGGCTGCGTCTGCTGCACGGTGCGCGGCGATCTGATCCGCGTCGTCGAGGGACTGATGAAGCGCCCCGGCGGCTTCGACGGCATCCTGGTCGAGACGACCGGCCTCGCCAATCCGGCCCCCGTCGCGCAGACCTTCTTCATGGATGACGACGTGCGCGCCAAGTCGCGCCTCGACGCCGTCGTCACCGTCGCCGACGCGATGAACCTTTTGACCCGGCTCGACGACGCTCCGGAAGCCGAAGAGCAGATCGCCTTCGCCGACGTCATCCTGCTCAACAAGTCCGACCTCGTCGACGCCGAGAAGCTGGCCGCCGTCGAGCGTCGCATCCGTGACATCAACCCGCACGCGACGATCCACCGGACCGAGCGCTGCGCCATCGACCTCTCCAAGGTGCTCGATCGCGGCGCCTTCGATCTCGACCGCATCCTGACGCTGGACCCGGAATTCCTCGAGGGCGAGGATCACGAGCACGTCCATGACGAGAATTGCGGCCACGACCACCATGGCCACGATCACCATCATCATGACCACGATCACCACGATCATGATCACGACCATCACCACCACCATCCGCGCCACGACGAATCCGTCTTCTCGGTCTCGCTGCGCGGCGGCACGCTCGATCCCAACAAGTTCTTCCCCTGGATCCAGGAAGTGACGCAGGTCGAAGGCCCGAACATCCTGCGCCTGAAGGGCATCCTGGCGATGGACCGCGATCCCGATCGCTACGTGCTGCAGGGCGTGCACATGATCATCGAGGGCACGCATCAGCGTCCGTGGGCGGAAGGCGAGAAGCGCGAGAGCCGCCTCGTCTTCATCGGCCGCAAGCTGAACGAGGAGGCCCTGCGCAAGAGCTTCGAAGCCTGCCTGATGCCGGCGGCCTGA
- a CDS encoding WD40 repeat domain-containing protein: MPTIQSFPLDAYVVAAQFLGAEPVFALGDGAVARVDGPSAEKLSVHSGGLLAAARTQDGARLITTGDDGRVCAIDASGKVTELASQPKKWIDQVACGPDGIIAYASGRQVFVRFADGRERVLEHERTAAGLAFAPKGLRLAVARYNGVSLWWIGTDAKPTEFEWKGSHLSVTFSPDGKSVITSMQENSLHGWRVADGGGHMRMSGYPGKVKSMSWSPKGRFLATSGAEMAVLWPFHFKDGPMGKQPLQLGTRDQVVTFVACHPTEEVVAIGYKDGMVLAVRFADSDEAILRKPGEGGAVSALAWDKKGVRLAFGTEGGEAGVIDLAG, translated from the coding sequence TTGCCCACCATCCAGTCCTTTCCTCTCGACGCCTATGTCGTCGCGGCGCAGTTTCTCGGCGCCGAGCCCGTCTTCGCGCTTGGCGACGGCGCGGTCGCCCGGGTCGACGGCCCCTCGGCCGAAAAGCTCAGCGTTCATTCCGGCGGCCTGCTCGCCGCCGCCCGCACGCAGGACGGCGCGCGCCTGATCACCACGGGCGATGACGGCCGCGTCTGCGCCATCGACGCGAGCGGCAAGGTCACGGAACTGGCGAGCCAGCCGAAGAAGTGGATCGACCAGGTCGCCTGCGGCCCGGACGGCATCATCGCCTATGCCAGCGGCCGCCAGGTCTTCGTCCGTTTCGCCGACGGGCGCGAGCGCGTGCTCGAGCATGAGCGCACCGCCGCCGGCCTCGCCTTCGCGCCGAAGGGGCTCCGCCTCGCCGTCGCGCGCTACAATGGCGTCTCGCTCTGGTGGATCGGCACCGACGCCAAGCCGACCGAATTCGAATGGAAGGGCTCGCATCTCAGCGTCACCTTCTCGCCGGACGGCAAGAGCGTGATCACCTCGATGCAGGAGAATTCGCTGCATGGCTGGCGCGTCGCCGATGGCGGCGGCCACATGCGGATGTCCGGCTATCCCGGCAAGGTGAAGTCGATGTCGTGGTCGCCCAAGGGCCGCTTCCTCGCGACCTCTGGCGCGGAAATGGCGGTGCTCTGGCCGTTCCACTTCAAGGACGGCCCGATGGGCAAGCAGCCGCTGCAGTTAGGCACCCGCGACCAGGTCGTCACCTTCGTCGCCTGCCACCCGACCGAGGAGGTCGTGGCGATCGGCTACAAGGACGGCATGGTGCTGGCGGTCCGTTTCGCCGACAGCGACGAGGCGATCCTGCGCAAGCCCGGCGAAGGCGGCGCGGTCAGCGCGCTCGCCTGGGACAAGAAGGGCGTCCGCCTCGCCTTCGGCACCGAGGGCGGCGAAGCCGGCGTGATCGACCTCGCCGGCTGA
- a CDS encoding DUF1127 domain-containing protein, producing MALNILASYKTWRKFRETYNELSRLNNRELADLGIHRGEIERVAKQAVGY from the coding sequence ATGGCTCTCAATATCCTCGCTTCCTACAAGACCTGGCGCAAGTTCCGCGAGACCTACAACGAGCTCTCCCGCCTGAACAACCGCGAGCTTGCTGACCTCGGCATCCACCGCGGCGAGATCGAGCGGGTCGCCAAGCAGGCCGTCGGTTACTAA
- a CDS encoding homospermidine synthase, whose amino-acid sequence MTNWPVYGRISGPVVIIGFGSIGRGFLPLLKRHFALDQPQITIIEPTDENAGLMATFGVKHVKVALTRENYREVLTPLLTSESGQGFCVNLSVDTSSLDIMKLARELGSLYIDTVIEPWPGFYYDHKADPASRSNYALREELLAEKRAHPGGPTAVSCSGANPGMVSWFVKQALLDIARDLGIEHDEPTTRREWAALMHATGVKGIHIAERDTQRARVAKQLDTFVNTWSVEGFISEALQPAELGWGTHENWIPAHARTHDTGSGAAIFLLGPGADTRVRSWCPTPGPQLGYLVTHNEAISIADHFTLREGGEVIYRPTCHYAYHPSNDAMLSLHEMFGRAGKRQSKIHILSEDEIIAGRDELGVLLYGHAKNAYWYGSRLTIDEARENAPYQNATGMQVTSAVVAGMAWALAHPDRGIVEADEMDYHLCLRVQKPYLGTVEGIYTDWTPLTDRPGFFPEDIDESDPWQFRNVLVHQLG is encoded by the coding sequence ATGACGAATTGGCCTGTCTACGGTCGCATCTCCGGCCCCGTGGTCATCATAGGCTTCGGTTCGATCGGACGCGGATTTCTCCCGCTGCTGAAGCGCCATTTCGCCCTGGACCAACCCCAGATCACGATCATCGAGCCGACCGACGAAAACGCCGGCCTGATGGCCACTTTCGGCGTCAAACACGTCAAGGTCGCACTCACGCGTGAGAATTACCGGGAAGTCCTGACGCCGCTTCTGACGAGCGAGTCCGGCCAGGGCTTCTGCGTCAACCTCTCGGTCGATACGTCGTCGCTCGACATCATGAAGCTGGCCCGCGAGCTCGGCAGCCTCTACATCGACACCGTGATCGAGCCGTGGCCCGGCTTCTACTACGACCACAAGGCCGATCCGGCGTCGCGCTCCAACTACGCGCTGCGCGAGGAACTGCTGGCCGAGAAGCGCGCCCATCCCGGCGGCCCGACGGCGGTCTCCTGCTCCGGCGCCAATCCCGGCATGGTCTCGTGGTTCGTCAAGCAGGCGCTCCTCGACATCGCCCGCGACCTCGGCATCGAGCATGACGAGCCGACCACGCGGCGCGAATGGGCGGCGCTCATGCACGCGACCGGCGTCAAGGGCATCCACATCGCCGAGCGCGACACCCAGCGCGCCCGCGTCGCCAAGCAGCTCGACACCTTCGTCAACACCTGGTCGGTCGAGGGCTTCATCTCCGAGGCGCTGCAGCCGGCCGAGCTCGGCTGGGGCACGCACGAGAACTGGATCCCGGCGCACGCCCGCACGCATGACACCGGCAGTGGCGCTGCGATCTTCCTGCTCGGCCCCGGCGCCGATACGCGCGTGCGTTCCTGGTGCCCGACGCCCGGCCCGCAGCTCGGCTATCTCGTGACGCATAACGAGGCGATCTCGATCGCCGATCACTTCACGCTGCGCGAGGGCGGCGAGGTCATCTACCGGCCGACCTGCCACTACGCCTACCATCCGTCGAACGACGCCATGCTGTCGCTGCACGAGATGTTCGGCCGCGCCGGCAAGCGGCAGTCGAAGATCCACATCCTCTCCGAGGACGAGATCATCGCCGGCCGCGACGAGCTCGGCGTGCTGCTCTACGGCCATGCCAAGAACGCCTACTGGTACGGCTCGCGCCTCACCATCGACGAGGCGCGCGAGAACGCGCCCTACCAGAACGCCACCGGCATGCAGGTGACGTCGGCGGTGGTGGCCGGCATGGCCTGGGCGCTGGCGCATCCGGACCGCGGCATCGTCGAGGCGGACGAGATGGACTACCACCTGTGCCTCCGGGTGCAGAAGCCATATCTCGGCACCGTCGAGGGCATCTACACCGACTGGACGCCGCTCACCGACCGTCCCGGCTTCTTCCCGGAAGACATCGACGAGAGCGATCCCTGGCAGTTCCGCAACGTGCTGGTGCACCAGCTCGGCTAG
- a CDS encoding GNAT family N-acetyltransferase — protein sequence MIHIDVEAPGEAGARELLLDRTMGPDRHLKSSERLRENRLPASGLALVARDGDEIVGSVRLWNVSAGGRDALMLGPLAVAPERQGEGLGGKLMRAALNRAAMFGHAAVILVGDAEYYARFGFSTAATQSLMMPGPVDRRRFLALELREGALDGAAGMLVATGDWSAPPLAGPDFPMVASPSGLDLVDASR from the coding sequence ATGATCCATATCGACGTGGAGGCGCCGGGCGAAGCCGGCGCCCGAGAGCTGCTGCTTGACCGGACCATGGGCCCGGACCGCCACCTGAAGTCCTCGGAGCGGCTGCGCGAGAATCGCCTGCCGGCGTCCGGGCTGGCGCTCGTCGCCCGCGACGGCGACGAGATCGTCGGCTCCGTCCGGCTCTGGAACGTCTCGGCCGGCGGCCGCGACGCGCTCATGCTCGGCCCGCTCGCGGTCGCGCCGGAGCGCCAGGGCGAGGGCCTCGGCGGCAAGCTGATGCGGGCGGCGCTGAACCGCGCCGCCATGTTCGGCCATGCCGCCGTCATCCTGGTGGGGGACGCCGAATACTATGCGCGCTTCGGTTTTTCGACCGCGGCGACGCAGAGCCTGATGATGCCGGGGCCGGTCGACCGCAGAAGGTTCCTGGCCCTGGAACTCCGGGAAGGCGCGCTCGACGGCGCCGCCGGAATGCTGGTCGCGACAGGCGACTGGTCGGCCCCGCCGCTCGCCGGGCCGGACTTTCCGATGGTTGCAAGCCCTTCCGGGCTCGACCTCGTCGACGCAAGCCGCTAG
- a CDS encoding type III PLP-dependent enzyme, whose translation MTARIIDFLNTRRPDGPCLVVDLDVVRENYLAFAHALPDTRVFYAVKANPAPEVLSLLASLGSNFDCASVAEIDMALAAGATPDRISFGNTIKKERDVAAAFARGIDLYAVDCEAEVEKVARAAPGTRVFCRILCDGAGAEWPLSRKFGCEPEMAVGVLEHAHRSGLRAYGVSFHVGSQQANTEAWDSALASAAGIFSTLAERGIQLSMVNLGGGFPTRYLKEIPGVENYASSIDAALKRHFGNRIPETIIEPGRGMVGNAGIIKTEVVLISKKSDSADDLRWVYLDIGKFGGLAETMDESIRYPIRTAHDHDEKTPCVLAGPTCDSADVLYEKAPYHLPVSLSIGDEVLIEGTGAYTTTYSAVAFNGFKPLEAFVI comes from the coding sequence ATGACCGCACGCATCATCGATTTCCTCAACACCCGACGTCCCGACGGCCCGTGCCTCGTGGTCGACCTTGATGTCGTGCGGGAAAACTATCTCGCCTTCGCGCATGCGCTGCCCGACACCCGCGTCTTTTACGCGGTGAAGGCCAACCCGGCGCCGGAAGTGCTGTCGCTGCTCGCCTCGCTGGGCTCGAACTTCGACTGCGCCTCGGTCGCCGAGATCGACATGGCGCTGGCCGCCGGCGCGACTCCCGACCGCATCTCCTTCGGCAACACGATCAAGAAGGAGCGCGACGTCGCCGCCGCCTTCGCCCGTGGCATCGACCTCTATGCGGTCGATTGCGAGGCCGAGGTCGAGAAGGTCGCCCGCGCCGCTCCCGGCACCCGCGTGTTCTGCCGCATCCTCTGCGACGGCGCCGGCGCCGAATGGCCGCTGTCGCGCAAGTTCGGCTGCGAGCCCGAAATGGCTGTCGGCGTGCTCGAGCATGCGCATCGCTCGGGCCTGCGCGCCTATGGCGTGTCGTTCCATGTCGGCTCGCAGCAGGCGAACACCGAGGCCTGGGACAGCGCGCTCGCATCGGCGGCCGGCATCTTCTCGACGCTGGCCGAGCGGGGCATCCAGCTCTCGATGGTCAATCTCGGCGGCGGCTTCCCGACCCGGTATCTCAAGGAGATCCCGGGCGTGGAGAACTACGCCTCGTCGATCGACGCCGCGCTGAAGCGCCATTTCGGCAACCGCATCCCGGAGACGATCATCGAGCCGGGCCGCGGCATGGTCGGCAATGCGGGCATCATCAAGACGGAAGTCGTGCTGATCTCGAAGAAGAGCGACTCGGCCGACGACCTGCGCTGGGTCTATCTCGACATCGGCAAGTTCGGCGGCCTCGCCGAGACGATGGACGAATCGATCCGCTACCCGATCCGTACGGCGCATGACCACGACGAGAAGACGCCCTGCGTGCTCGCCGGCCCGACCTGCGATTCCGCCGACGTCCTCTACGAGAAGGCGCCGTATCACTTGCCGGTGTCGCTCTCGATCGGCGACGAAGTGCTGATCGAAGGCACGGGCGCCTACACGACGACCTATTCGGCCGTCGCCTTCAACGGCTTCAAGCCGCTCGAAGCCTTCGTGATCTGA
- a CDS encoding gamma-glutamyltransferase family protein: protein MSETIVGEKGMVVAPHRAAAEAGAEILRAGGNAIEAAIAAAATIAVVYPHMNGIGGDGFWLIREPGKEPRYLEACGAAGSGATIKAYRSKGYDTIPTRGPDSALTVAGAISGWHTAFELSQSLGGRLDRPTLLANAIAHARDGITVTRSQARLTATHHAVLSEQPGFGDVFLVDGKAPETGAQLRQERLADTLDHLARAGFLDFYRGDVASEIAADLNRVGSAVTRGDLEAHEARLRAPLSVRFQQGTVYNSPPPTQGLASLLILGIFERLGVKRGESFEHVHGLIEATKRAFLKRDQHVTDPIFAGDLSMHLSPRMLEREAAQIDMTRAAPWPQPAKKGDTVWIGAIDASGLTVSYIQSIFWEFGSGVVLPATGITWQNRGASFSLDPKSLNPLEPGRKPFHTLNPAIARFDDGRILSYGTMGGDGQPQTQGAVFTRHVLFGMELGEAIAAPRWLLGRTWGSDHTNLRVENRLDPDIILALERAGHEVEVLDEAYSDTMGHAGALVRRKDGRIFGASDPRSDGAAVAA, encoded by the coding sequence GTGAGCGAAACCATCGTCGGCGAAAAGGGTATGGTTGTGGCCCCGCACCGGGCCGCCGCGGAGGCCGGCGCCGAGATTCTCCGGGCCGGCGGCAACGCCATCGAGGCGGCGATCGCCGCCGCCGCCACCATCGCCGTCGTCTATCCGCACATGAACGGCATCGGCGGCGACGGCTTCTGGCTGATCCGCGAGCCGGGCAAGGAGCCGCGCTATCTGGAGGCCTGCGGCGCCGCAGGATCCGGCGCCACCATCAAGGCCTATCGCAGCAAGGGCTATGACACGATCCCGACGCGCGGCCCCGACTCGGCGCTGACGGTCGCCGGCGCGATCTCGGGCTGGCATACGGCCTTCGAGCTGTCGCAGAGCCTGGGCGGCCGGCTCGACCGCCCCACCCTCCTCGCCAACGCCATCGCCCACGCGCGAGACGGCATCACCGTCACCCGCTCGCAGGCGCGGCTGACCGCCACGCACCACGCCGTGCTTTCCGAACAGCCGGGCTTCGGCGACGTCTTCCTGGTTGACGGCAAGGCGCCGGAGACAGGCGCCCAACTCCGCCAGGAACGCCTCGCCGACACGCTCGACCATCTCGCCCGCGCCGGCTTCCTCGATTTTTATCGCGGTGACGTCGCCAGCGAGATCGCGGCCGACCTCAACCGCGTCGGCAGCGCCGTCACACGCGGGGATCTCGAAGCACATGAGGCGCGGCTGCGCGCGCCGCTCTCGGTCCGGTTCCAGCAGGGCACCGTCTACAATTCGCCGCCGCCGACCCAGGGCCTCGCCTCGCTCCTGATCCTCGGCATCTTCGAGCGCCTCGGCGTCAAGCGCGGCGAAAGCTTCGAGCATGTGCACGGCCTGATCGAGGCGACCAAGCGCGCCTTCCTCAAGCGCGACCAGCACGTCACCGACCCGATCTTCGCCGGCGACCTCTCGATGCATCTTTCGCCGCGCATGCTCGAGCGCGAGGCGGCCCAGATCGACATGACCCGCGCCGCGCCCTGGCCGCAGCCGGCGAAGAAGGGCGACACGGTCTGGATCGGCGCCATCGACGCCTCCGGCCTCACCGTCTCCTATATCCAGTCGATCTTCTGGGAGTTCGGCTCCGGCGTCGTGCTGCCGGCGACCGGCATCACCTGGCAGAATCGCGGCGCCAGCTTCTCGCTCGATCCGAAATCGCTCAACCCGCTGGAGCCCGGCCGCAAGCCGTTCCACACGCTGAACCCCGCCATCGCCCGCTTCGACGACGGCCGGATCCTGAGCTACGGCACGATGGGCGGTGACGGCCAGCCGCAGACCCAGGGCGCGGTCTTCACCCGCCATGTCCTCTTCGGCATGGAGCTCGGCGAGGCGATCGCCGCGCCGCGCTGGCTGCTCGGCCGCACCTGGGGCTCCGACCACACCAACCTTCGCGTCGAGAACCGGCTCGATCCCGACATCATCCTGGCGCTGGAACGCGCCGGCCACGAGGTCGAGGTGCTGGACGAGGCCTATTCCGACACGATGGGCCATGCCGGCGCGCTCGTCCGCCGCAAGGACGGCCGCATCTTCGGCGCCAGCGATCCGCGCTCCGACGGCGCGGCGGTCGCCGCCTGA
- a CDS encoding amidase — protein sequence MLLAQDPVNAFLDYPAVEVPSAATGPLAGLTMAVKDLYDVAGYPTGVGHPLKRAESDIKTVTAPAVQVLLDAGARFVGKVHTDEFAYSMNGENFHYGTPINVRAPGRIPGGSSSGSAAAVSAGLVDFALGTDTGGSVRAPASYNGLIGLRPTHGRIDISRVAPLAESFDTVGWFARDIDTFTRVGDVLLGADVAGPPLTRFLVGDDIHALLLGELEEAAVRSATPRIAAHLTPAGAVIVSPDGLAAWRMIFRTMQAYEAWQANGEWITSRNPVFGPGVRERFEWASHVSREDYEAAAQRRAQVRERLDGLLGDDTVLAIPTTPGIAPERGRDGDELESYRNRALAMTCTASLTGLPQISLPLAEHEGCPLGVSLIAPRGRDKALIKLAARILAG from the coding sequence ATGCTTCTCGCCCAAGACCCGGTCAACGCGTTTCTCGACTATCCCGCCGTCGAAGTGCCGTCGGCGGCGACCGGCCCGCTCGCCGGGCTCACCATGGCGGTCAAGGATCTCTATGACGTCGCCGGCTATCCGACCGGCGTCGGCCATCCGCTGAAGCGGGCCGAGAGCGACATCAAGACGGTGACCGCGCCGGCCGTGCAGGTGCTGCTCGACGCCGGCGCCCGCTTCGTCGGCAAGGTGCACACCGACGAGTTCGCCTATTCGATGAACGGCGAGAATTTCCATTACGGCACGCCGATCAACGTCCGCGCGCCGGGCCGCATCCCGGGCGGCTCCTCCTCCGGCTCGGCCGCCGCCGTCAGCGCCGGCCTGGTCGATTTCGCGCTCGGCACCGACACGGGCGGCTCGGTTCGCGCGCCCGCCTCCTATAACGGCCTGATCGGCCTGCGCCCGACGCATGGCCGGATCGACATCTCGCGCGTCGCGCCGCTCGCCGAGAGCTTCGACACGGTCGGCTGGTTCGCGCGCGACATCGACACCTTCACCCGCGTCGGCGACGTGCTGCTCGGCGCGGACGTCGCCGGGCCGCCGCTGACGCGCTTCCTCGTCGGCGACGACATCCACGCGCTGCTGCTCGGCGAGCTGGAAGAGGCCGCCGTCCGCTCGGCGACGCCCCGCATCGCCGCCCACCTGACGCCGGCCGGCGCCGTCATCGTCTCGCCGGACGGGCTCGCCGCCTGGCGGATGATCTTCCGCACCATGCAGGCCTATGAGGCCTGGCAGGCGAACGGCGAATGGATCACCAGCCGCAACCCCGTCTTCGGCCCCGGCGTGCGCGAGCGCTTCGAATGGGCGAGCCACGTTTCGCGCGAGGATTATGAGGCGGCGGCGCAGCGCCGCGCGCAGGTGCGCGAGCGCCTGGACGGCCTGCTCGGTGACGATACCGTGCTCGCCATCCCGACCACGCCCGGCATCGCGCCGGAGCGCGGCCGCGACGGCGACGAACTCGAATCCTACCGCAACCGCGCCCTCGCCATGACCTGCACGGCGAGCTTGACCGGCCTGCCGCAGATCAGCCTGCCGCTGGCCGAGCACGAGGGCTGCCCGCTCGGCGTCTCGCTGATCGCGCCCAGGGGCCGCGACAAGGCCCTGATCAAGCTTGCAGCCAGGATCCTGGCCGGCTAA
- a CDS encoding LysR family transcriptional regulator, which produces MDTLTRMKTFVEVVEAGGFSAAARKMGRSKALISKYVRELEDELGARLLNRTTRTLSLTEVGQGYARDATEILQRIEDLQSSVGDAHAAPRGRLKVSAPRTFGDGELGRAIMEFVVSEPEISLELHLEDRFVDLVDEGFDVAIRISTLTDSSLIARRLSSFRIAIVVSPELLAQYGRPETPEDLSGKPCVIDSNVAYRTNWPFMIDGERISVPVKGRVEVDSPNAARQAALAGLGFAIVPHLVVKDDLEAGRLIAVLEPYEPASAAIHAVYPHRRHLSGKVRSFIDFLVKWFDKKTSEGNPC; this is translated from the coding sequence ATGGACACGCTCACCCGAATGAAGACCTTCGTCGAGGTCGTCGAGGCCGGCGGCTTCTCCGCCGCGGCGCGCAAGATGGGCCGCTCGAAGGCCCTGATCTCGAAATATGTGCGCGAGCTCGAGGACGAGCTCGGCGCCCGCCTGCTCAACCGGACGACGCGGACGCTGTCGCTGACCGAGGTCGGCCAGGGCTACGCCCGCGACGCCACCGAGATCCTGCAGCGGATCGAGGATCTGCAATCCTCGGTCGGCGACGCGCATGCCGCGCCGCGCGGCCGCCTCAAGGTCTCGGCGCCGCGCACCTTCGGCGACGGCGAACTCGGCCGCGCCATCATGGAATTCGTCGTCAGCGAGCCGGAAATCTCGCTGGAGCTGCATCTGGAAGACCGCTTCGTCGATCTGGTCGACGAGGGCTTCGACGTGGCGATCCGCATCTCGACGCTCACCGATTCGAGCCTGATCGCCCGCCGCCTGTCCTCGTTCCGCATCGCCATCGTCGTCAGCCCGGAACTGCTGGCGCAATATGGCAGGCCTGAAACCCCGGAGGATCTCTCGGGCAAGCCTTGCGTCATCGATTCCAACGTCGCCTACCGCACCAACTGGCCGTTCATGATCGACGGCGAGCGCATCTCGGTGCCGGTGAAGGGCCGCGTCGAGGTCGACAGCCCGAACGCGGCGCGCCAGGCGGCGCTCGCCGGCCTCGGCTTCGCCATCGTGCCGCATCTGGTGGTGAAGGACGACCTCGAGGCGGGCCGGCTGATCGCCGTGCTGGAACCCTACGAGCCCGCCAGCGCTGCCATCCACGCCGTCTATCCGCATCGGCGCCATCTCTCCGGCAAGGTCCGCAGCTTCATCGACTTCCTGGTGAAGTGGTTCGACAAGAAGACGTCCGAGGGAAACCCCTGCTAG